The following proteins are co-located in the Paludibaculum fermentans genome:
- a CDS encoding FAD-dependent oxidoreductase → MKKPYILAIDDDTSVLRAVERDLKAKFSQDYRIIAVDAPQKAIDVVRQLTSRGDRVALFLVDQRMPHMSGTEFLQEVIALQPSAKRVLLTAYADSTAAIEAINKVKLNHYLMKPWEPPEHNLYPVLADQLEDWQASSREEFDGAIVLGTRWAPETHKLKDFLAKSQVPYRWLEPEGVADVRVLAALAGRTPALPALIFPDGTILEQPDLPQVAQKLGLATVPSRRFYDVIVIGAGPAGLACALYCSTEGLKTVLVEREAAGGQAGLSSRIENYLGFPSGLSGADLARRGVAQVKRFGVEVLAPADAVGLSVEGEYRVVKLSNGQELAAHSVVIAAGVQWRRLDVPGMDQLTGAGIYYGAATTEAASCKDEDVYIVGGANSAGQAAVHFAEVARSVTMIVRGDALSKSMSHYLVQRIETIPNISVMPNAEVESVCGEGRLQEISVRHFPDKRIEKLPASALFIFIGAEPHTEWLDGVVRRDNKGFLLTGANVLSDGKRPAGWKMDRDPYLLETSVPGVFAVGDVRDGAVRRVANSVGEGSIVLYFIRQYMRNR, encoded by the coding sequence ATGAAAAAACCCTACATATTGGCGATCGACGACGACACTTCGGTGTTGCGCGCTGTGGAGCGCGATCTCAAGGCTAAGTTCTCCCAGGACTATCGCATCATCGCGGTGGATGCGCCTCAAAAGGCGATTGACGTTGTCCGCCAGTTGACATCTCGTGGCGACCGGGTGGCACTCTTCCTGGTCGACCAGCGGATGCCGCACATGAGCGGCACGGAATTCCTGCAGGAAGTGATCGCCCTGCAGCCCTCCGCCAAGCGGGTGCTGCTGACCGCCTATGCGGATTCGACGGCGGCCATCGAGGCGATCAATAAGGTCAAGCTGAACCACTACCTGATGAAGCCGTGGGAACCGCCGGAGCACAATCTGTACCCGGTGCTGGCCGATCAACTGGAAGACTGGCAGGCGTCCAGCCGGGAAGAGTTCGACGGTGCGATTGTGCTGGGCACTCGTTGGGCTCCGGAGACACACAAACTAAAGGACTTTCTGGCGAAGAGCCAAGTGCCTTACCGCTGGTTGGAGCCGGAGGGCGTGGCGGACGTACGAGTGCTCGCCGCACTGGCCGGCCGGACTCCGGCGCTGCCGGCCCTGATCTTCCCCGACGGCACCATTCTGGAACAGCCCGACCTGCCGCAAGTCGCGCAGAAGTTGGGCCTGGCTACGGTGCCCAGCCGCCGGTTCTACGACGTGATTGTGATCGGAGCGGGCCCGGCGGGCCTGGCTTGTGCGCTGTACTGCAGCACGGAGGGTTTAAAGACCGTCCTGGTGGAACGCGAGGCGGCCGGCGGTCAGGCGGGCTTGAGTTCGCGGATCGAGAACTACCTGGGTTTCCCGTCAGGCTTGAGCGGCGCGGATCTGGCGCGCCGCGGCGTAGCCCAGGTGAAGCGGTTCGGAGTCGAGGTCCTGGCGCCGGCCGACGCGGTCGGGCTTTCGGTGGAAGGCGAATACCGGGTAGTGAAGCTCTCCAACGGCCAGGAACTCGCCGCGCACAGTGTCGTCATCGCGGCAGGCGTGCAATGGCGCCGGTTGGATGTGCCCGGAATGGACCAGCTCACAGGCGCGGGCATCTACTATGGAGCCGCCACGACCGAGGCGGCGTCCTGCAAGGACGAAGACGTCTACATTGTCGGCGGAGCGAATTCGGCGGGACAGGCCGCCGTCCACTTTGCCGAAGTGGCGCGCAGCGTGACCATGATCGTCCGCGGCGATGCCTTGTCGAAATCGATGTCCCACTATCTGGTGCAGCGGATCGAGACCATCCCGAACATTTCGGTAATGCCGAATGCCGAGGTGGAGTCCGTCTGCGGGGAAGGCCGGCTGCAGGAGATCAGCGTCCGGCACTTCCCGGACAAACGCATAGAGAAACTGCCTGCCTCGGCTCTGTTCATCTTCATTGGCGCGGAGCCGCACACTGAGTGGCTCGACGGAGTAGTCCGGCGGGACAACAAGGGCTTCCTGCTGACCGGCGCCAATGTTCTCTCGGACGGCAAGCGGCCGGCCGGCTGGAAGATGGACCGGGATCCTTACCTGCTGGAGACCAGCGTGCCGGGTGTGTTCGCGGTGGGCGATGTCCGCGATGGCGCGGTGCGGCGGGTGGCGAATAGCGTGGGCGAAGGCTCGATTGTTCTGTACTTCATTCGCCAGTACATGCGGAATCGGTAG